Genomic window (Paenibacillus sp. PK3_47):
GCCGGTAACGATGTAATCAGCCGGAGAAAGGGTGGCTTCACTGTTATCTGAGAACAAAGCTTTAATGACCAGTCCGTTCAGGTCCAGGGGTTCGCCAACCAAATAAGAGGTTTTCGTCATTCCGCCCGTATCGGCAGACAGGCTGATTACCTTTGTGGTCTCAGCCTGGATGTCCAGATTGCTAAAAGTTACCGTTGCATCTCTGGCCACATAAATTCCGGCAAAAAGCGTACCGGTAAACGTATCCTCCAGTGTCACGATTTCCGTCTGGCCGTCGACACTTAGAGAATAAGTACTGCCCGATTTTTTGATGCTAAGATCGTAGACTTCACCCGCAGCCGGGACATTACTCCCGCTATACGGATTCAGTTTGACTTGTGTATTTTTCTTATAAAATCCTTTCATCGCTAAATCCAGCGCACCCACAGCAGCATAATTGGAGGTGGTAGTGCCGGATTCTCCATGGTTTCCAACCGTATCCCTAATCATGAGTCCAAAGGATTTCTGATTAGGTGTGCTGACGGTACTGTTAGTATTAAATGCAGTGACACTTGCCCGGGCTTTTAGCTCAAAGTTCAGATCAGCGGGAAGCTCTTTGTAATAAAAAGATAATCCCTCATCGCTGCTGGAGATTTTACCGCCGTAAGTAGACATCGTTACTGTAGACTGATCCTCAACAATCGGTTCGGAGTTTTTAACCGGGCTGGTATTGCCTCCAAAGGCGCTGAACGCCCAAGGTCCCAAATCCACTGCTCCTTCCTGGATCAAATGAACGTTCCGGAAGGTGACTGCCGTATTTCTGGCGGTATAAAGACCGGCATATTGTATAGAGCCCGCAAAGCTATCAATGATTTTGATTTCACTGCCGATCTGCACCGTATACAAATTCCCGGTTTTCTTGATGCTTAATTCGTAATCTTCGCCCTGGGCCGGCCGGTTTGCAGCCGTAAGTCCAAGCTTCTGCAAGCTGCCGCCCTGTGACTTGTGAAACGCTTTCATTTCTTGGTCCAATGCACCTGCGGATACATAATCACCAGTGTAGGCTCCGGATTGGTTGTCCCACACACTGCTCCGCAGCATAATGCCGAAGGATACCTGATTATTGGCCGTCCAAGTATCTACATGGGCTGTTGCTTTTAATTCAAAATTCACTGCCGGATCGATCTCCTGATAGTAATAAGCGATTCCTTCGGTGCTGCCCGAGATTTTTCCTCTGTCATTCGAGCTGCGGAGTGTAACTGTTCCTTCGCCTTGCTCGGTGATCCCAAAGTTCGCTGGCGTAATTTTGTCCTGACCCCCCACATCACCGAAGACACTTCCTTTCCACTTGCTCTGAATGCTGATCATCCCGCTGTAGGGATCTGTCACTTCCTCTGCCGACATAGGTAAGGGAACGGACGATACCAGGAGCAGGAAGCTTACAAACATGGCTGACAGGCGTTTTGTTTTTTTCACAATGATTAGAACCTCTCCTTATTGAAAATAAATTTGATAAGCGCATAACTCTGATCTCCGAAATTATACGTCACCTCTGAAAAGTACAGCTATAATCAATACTTCATAATCCGCAGGATATAAGGGATGGGAGGGAGGATGTGAGTTAATGACACTTGGTTTATACCGGATGCTCTTGCACCAAATAATATAATATATGAAAAAATCAGGATAAAACCTTTAATTTGGCAGATTGTTATGACAGCGCTATCATTTTATAATTATCCCGTATATTTGCAAATATGCGATAAGAACCAGATGAACGAGAGGAGGCCGCAGGAGAACAGAGGAAGTTGATTTAGTTCATGTACTCCAGGAGATTCTGCAGATGTGAATTCAAGGGAATAAGGGCAGGACAATATTCCAGCAGGATACCGCTCGGCAGTAATTATCTAATCACTCTAGGAGGTATATTCATGTTCAAATTTAAAAAGGTTCTCACCGTGCTTCTTACCGCTTCTATGGCTTTCGGCATGTTTGCAGCAACAGCAGGTGCAGCTGCGACAGACTATTGGCAGAACTGGACGGATGGCGGCGGAACTGTAAATGCTGTTAACGGCTCAGGAGGGAATTATAGCGTGAACTGGTCGAATACCGGCAACTTTGTTGTCGGCAAAGGCTGGAATACCGGCTCGCCTTCCCGAACAGTCAACTATAATGCCGGTGTATTCGCTCCATCGGGCAATGCGTATCTGACACTCTACGGCTGGACCAGAAATTCTTTGATTGAATACTATGTGGTGGACAGCTGGGGTACCTACCGGCCGACCGGAACTTATAAAGGTTCAGTGACCAGTGACGGCGGCACTTATGATATCTACACCACTATGCGGTATAATGCGCCGTCCATTGACGGCACCGCCACCTTCCCGCAGTACTGGAGTGTCCGTCAGTCGAAGCGGCCGACCGGCAGTAATGTTGCTATCACGTTCGCCAATCATGTCAACGCATGGAAGAGCAAGGGGATGAATCTCGGCAGCAGCTGGTCTTACCAGGTACTCGCTACCGAAGGCTACCAAAGCAGCGGCAGCTCCAATGTAACCGTATGGTAAACGGTTAACCGTAATCATACTGTGGGCCGTCCGGCTGAGCCGGGCGGCCTTATCATTAGTATTGTAGCGCGCAGGCTCGGCCTTCGCCTATCAGCTTAAAGGAGGGCTAACCCATGCAAAAGATGAAGAATGTGCTCACAGTCATAGCAATGGCTGTAATCCTTATCCTCAGTGCCTGCTCTCAGCAACACGGCGACCCTCCGGAACCCGCCGGTGAACCCGTCAAGGAGGATCCACTTGTATTTGTCGAAGGCGGGAAGTTCGTAAATCCAAAAACCAATTATTATGGGCAAGAAACCCGGATTCCTGATTTCTATATAGGCCGTAACGAGGTTACGCAGCAAGAATGGCAGGAGGTTATGGGCGGCAACCCCTCACTTTTTAAAGGCAGTCAGCTGCCGGTGGAAATGGTGAGCTGGTATGATGCAGTAGAGTATTGCAATCGGCGGAGCATACAGGAGGGCTTGGAACCCTTTTACCGGATAGATAAGCAGACTAAAGACCCGGACAACAAAAACGATAATGATACGCTGAAATGGACGGTCAGCCTGAATGAGGGGGCCAACGGTTACCGGCTGCCGACGGAAGAAGAGTGGGAGTATGCGGCAAGCGGAGGGCAGCGGAGCCAAAGCTATACCTACAGCGGCAGCAATAATGCAGACGATGTGGCCTGGTATTGGCGCAATGCCGGAGACCACTACCTGTCAGGAGATTGGCAGTGGCCGGTCATCGAGCAGAATCATAATAAAACTCATGCCGGCGGAGGCAAAAAACCGAATGAGCTCGGTCTAAATGATATGTCCGGGAATGTCCGGGAATGGTGCTGGGATTGGTACAGCGGAGCAGGTATCAGCAGCGGTACGTACCGGATCGTAAAAGGCGGCGGCTGGATCGGCGATATCAGCAATGACAAGACCCCTTTCCGGGGTAAGTTCGAGGCGAACGGCTACGGTCCGGATCAGGGATTCCGTGTGGTCCGGGGGAAGTAGGGGGAGATTGGGGCAGTCTCAATTGAAAAGTAAATACATTGCCCTCATGGTGGAGAGTAAGTGATCCTCCATGGAGCCCGGCAATGTTCATGGCAATGGAAAGGCCCAGGCCTGCCCCGGTCTGGATGCCTTCACTGCTCCGCGAGTGGTCAACCTTATAGAAGCGGTCAAAATAATTTCCCGATGGTGTGGTACTGCCCACATTTTTTGGACTTTTTATAAACCTTTGCAAAAACAATAAGCTCTGATTCATTCATTATTCCCCCATGAGTAGCAATTAAAATTCATCGAAAAAAGACAAGATATGATGTCCAAATTCTGTACCTGCAGTAAAATAGACTAAGGTGCTGATGGGAGTGAATATTATGAAATATTTAAAAGACATTCAGGAGCAGGGCATGGGAACCTGGTATTTTGAAATCGATAACGATGGTGTGGCATACAGACAAATGGTTTATCAGGATGACGGCAGCTGTATTACATCCAACCGTAAGCATGAACTCTATCACTACATGCTGGCAGAACATCCGCTGGATGAGCAGGAACCTTATTACATAGAAATAAGTCCGGAGGAATTTGAGAAGCTCTGGCATAATCAGCTTCAACTCTGCATGGAATCCTGGGAACGGACCAAAAGCTTGTTCCCCGTTGGGTTTCAGGCGGAAGGGTACATAGAAGCTTTTTTCCCCCAAGGTACCTTGATAAACTTACAGGACTCTCAGGCCGTTGGTATAACGGACACTTTTGTTCTGAAATCTAAAACCCCTGCTGAATGGATGTACCCGCGGCACCGCGTGACCGCCGAAGTATCCGGGTATAATGAAGTCAATCAGTGGGTAATTCTTAACCGTGCCGAAGTAAAGGGCAGTCAGAATGAGGAGGAAGAAGTTAATCCAAATAAGAGCACCATTAAATGAACCTAATTTGATATATTTTCGGATATCCATTATCATGAGAGCGTTATCTATCAGGTATATAAATACGAGGTGAACAGAATGAAGTACAGAAGATTGGGAAAAACCGAATTGGATGTATCCGTCGTAGGCGTGGGCACATGGCAGTTTGGCGGGGACTGGGGCAAGGATTATACCCAGGAGGAAGTCGATGCGATTCTCTACCGGGCCAAAGAACTGGGCATTAACTTGATTGATACGGCCGAATGCTACGGACCTCATCATATGTCGGAGACCTTTATCGGCGATTTTATATCCCGGGACCGGCGTGAAGATTGGGTGATTGCAACCAAATTCGGCCACCTGTGGCATGATCACTGGGCAAATGCATGGAGTGTGGATCAAATTCGCATCCAGCTGGAAGAATCCCTGAAAGCCCTCAGAACGGATTATGTCGATTTGTATCAGTTCCATTCCGGTTCGGATGAGGCGTTCGATAACGACGCGCTGTGGACCATGCTGGACAAGCAGGTGCAGGCCGGTAAAATCCGGAATCTCGGAATCTCTATCGGAAGCAACGATAATCTGCATCAGACGCGTAAGGCTACAGAGGTAAATGCGAAGGCTATACAGGTTGTGTATAACCGTCTGGACCAGAAGCCGGAAGAGAGGGTATTCCCGTCATGCCAGGAGCAGGATCTCGGTGTGTTAGCGAGAGTCCCGCTGGCCAGCGGCTACCTGAGCGGCAAATACAAGCCGGGCACGGTTTTCAATGACAATGTCAGAAAGGGCCATGAACGTGAAGAGATCGATGCGAAGCTGAAGCTGGTAAGTGAAATCCAGAAGAACGAAGTACCGGAAGGTATGGATATGGCCTCATGGGCCCTCGCCTGGTGTCTGAAGCATCCGGCCGTAAGCTGCGTCATTCCGGGATGTAAAAGTCCGGAGCAGGTTGAAGCGAATGCATTGGCAGCTGATCTGGAACTGTAACAATTCTCAGAGGGAAGATCTCTGGACAAGAACATAAGTTTATCAGAACCCGCGCTCAGCGCGGGTTTTATATTTTAAAAGCTCAAATTTTGTTCTATGCCGGGACAACTAAAACGAAATAACTTTTTCCCTCCGCTGGTTCATTTAAACCTGATGCGGTTCACACATATTATAATGGTGAAATTTAGAAAATCATTTAGGGGGATGGGTATGCGGAAGGGATTTTTAGCTTTACTTTTTATAGCTTTACTAATCACTGCATGCGGATCATCTAATGGCGGGCTTACCACGAAAGACTTAGCCATAAGAAAGGTGGATGACAGTAAAGCCGTTGTCAGTTACGGAATGAGCCGTGCTGATGCAGAAAGTGTGCTTGGTGAAGGGGAACAATTAGATATTGGTGATTCATTCTCCTATAGCTCCGGAGTAAAAGTGATGTACCGCGAGGATGAAGTAGCCGGCATTTATTTAACTGAAGGGTCGGAAGAGGCTTATGAGACTGTCGATGGTGCCAGGATTGGAATGAACAAGGATGCTGTTAAAGGGATTTATGGGGATAATTATCTCAGTGATCTGGAGAGAAATTTAGATTATGCTTATGATTCGGACAATAAACAGTTTTTAAAGGAAAAAGAGTGGGCAAAGACATTTGAGGATGATACCAAAATTTATTTGATTTCGGCTTTTTTGGATGGAGAAGGAAGTATAAGTACAATTATGCTGACAGACAGGAAAATGGCGTTGACGTTTAGATAAATTTCAATACGCAGGCAAGAGCCGGTGACCGTAACCTTAGTCATCGGCTCTTTTTTACTCTTTTTTTGCAGAAGCAACGCAGAGAGCTATCATTGCAGCTAAATGAAAAGCGTTATGTATAATCACGGGACCGTTAAAGTGATATTTTTCACATACTGCATTAGTTCAAAAGAATACAATGAACACAATCATTATATTACTCACGAGTAACTTAATTCATCACCAGGAGGTCATCATCATGAGTCACCCGTATGAAAAGCTGTTCACCCCTTTTTCCATCGGAAATATGGAAATCAAGAATCGGATTGTTATGTCCCCAATGGGCACCAACTCGGCTGGCCCGGACGGGCGCATTTCACTGGATGAAATTGATTATTATGAAGAGCGGGCAAGAGGAGGCGCTGGCATGATTATTCTTGGCGCCCAGTTTCTCACCGAAGATTTAGCCCAGGGCGTTCTTGAAGGCATCGTGGAAAAAGATTATGTCGTTCCGCTGCTCACTGATCTGGTGGATGCCGTACAGCAGTATGGCACCAAGATTATCGCTCAGCTTAGCTGCGGTACCGGCCGCAATGCTCTGATCGACCGTTCCGACAAACCACCAGTCTCAGCGTCCGCCATTCCGGCCTTCGCTGACCCCAGCGTGATCTGCCATCCGCTGACCGTGGAGGAGATCCGTGTCATTATGGAGCAATTTAAAGACTCCGCTGCCCGCCTGAAGCGAGCCGGCTTTGACGGCATTGAAATTCATGCTCATGCCGGTTATCTGATCGATCAGTTCATGTCACCGCTTTGGAATCATCGTGAGGACGAATACGGCGGCAGCACAGAGAAGCGGATGCGCTTTGCGGTGGAGATCGTGCAGGCAATCCGTGAAGCCGTCGGTCCGCATATGCCGATCCTGTTCCGCATTGCGCTTGATCACCGTTTCGAAGGCGGCCGTACCGTTGAAGACAGCCTGGAGATGCTGCAAATCCTGGAACGCGCCGGTGTGAATGCCATCGATATTGATGCCGGGGCGTATGAGCGGATCGATTATATTTTTCCTCCGGCTTATCTGGGCGACGCCTGTATGGATTACATGTGCGAACCGGCCCGTAAAGTTGTGAACATCCCGATCCTCAACTCGGGCAGCCATACACCGGAAAGCGCCGTCAAGCTGATCGAATCCGGAAATGCAGACTTTATCATGTTCGGGCGCGCCCTGATCGCCGATCCGGAACTGCCGAACAAATTGCGTTTTAACCTGCGCGAAGATATCCGTCCTTGCATCCGCTGCAACGAAGAATGTATCGGCCGTACCATTGAACGCAATACGAAAATCAGCTGTGCAGTCAACATCCAGGCTGCCAACGAGAAGCGGTTCGCCATCCGCCCGGCGGCAGCTCCTGAAAAGGTTGTCGTTATCGGCGGCGGGCCCTCCGGCCTGGAGGCAGCCCGCGTAGCAGCGCTTAGAGGCCATGACGTCACCCTGTTCGAGAAGGAAGCAACCGTAGGCGGGCAGGTAACCAGTGCGGCAACCCCTGAGTTCAAAAGTCAGCTGCGCGGATTGATCCGCTGGTATGAGCGGCAGCTCCAACAGCTTGGCGTGAAGGTGTACTTGAACACGGAGATTACCCCGGATGATGCCGTGCTGGAAGCGGCCGATCATATTCTGATCGGTACAGGAGCAGTACCGCTGGTTCCGCCGATTCCGGGCATTGACAGCGACCATGTGATTGGCGCAATTGAAGCACATCTGCAGCCTGAGCTGGTCCGCGGAGATCATATTGTGATTACCGGGGGCGGCCTGACCGGCTGCGATCTTGGACTGGAGCTGGCCATGGAGGGCAAGCAGATTACGATCGTCGAGATGCGCCCTGAGGCAGCCCAGGATGTCATGTATATCAATCGCGCAGCGCTGCTGCCTATGCTGGAGGAGTACGGCGTACGCATACTTGGCGGTCACAAAGTACTCTCCTTCGAAGAAGGCGGCCTCTGGACCGAGCAAGCAGACGGCACAAAGACGTTCCTGGAAGCTGATACCGTCATCAATGCGTTTGGCATGAGAAAGAACACCGCCGTTGCCGAGCAGATCAAAGCCCGCTACAGCTCTAAAACCAGCCTGATCGGTGATTGTGTAAAAATCGGCAAGGTCGGTACCGCCGTCCGTTCCGGCTTCTATGCCGCCAATGCGATGTAATACGCAGGAGCGGAAACGAGAGCATCAATGATTACAAAAGAACCGTGGCCAGCTGCAGGCCCACGGTTCTTTTTCTACTCATTATGTACTCCCGCCGCGGTTCTCCGCATCCAGAATCCCGTAAAAAAACAGATCCTGGGTCTGCTGCGCCAGTGTCAACGGGCTTTCAAGCCCCGGCAGCAGCTTGATCAGCGTTAAGCGTTCCACAATGCCAAACAGCGATTCGGCAAAGAATTCCGTATCCACATCCTGCCGGAAATACCCCGCCTGCTGCTCTTCAATCAAATTTTGCTTCATTAGCAGGGCTACTTCGGCCTTGATCTCCGCCGCTTCAGCAGCTTCGAACAGCCCGATCCTTGTCAGATCCGGATGACTTCCCAGAAAATGATAAATCTGCTCCAGCCCCTCCACAACAGACCGCTTCAGGTCGCCCTGATTCTTGCCGGGCGGGACATGGCTTTGCCGGACAACCGCCGTAAATCCTCTCCGGAACTCATTTACCAGTTCGGCAAAAGCGGCTTCCTTATTCGCAAAATACAAATAAAAAGCAGGCTGCGTTACACCCGCCTTGGCTACAATCGTGCTAATTTTCGTCTGATGAAATCCGTTTTGAGCAAACTCTTCCCCCGCGGCCTCAAGCAGCCGCTGCCTGCTTTCCGCTCCAACCGCACCCCGTTTTCGCAAAAATGCCTCCTCCTTCTGCAAGCAGATACTGTATAAAGTATACGCCGCCAAGCGGGCAAAGGAAATAAAAAAGGGCAAGCCGTACATTCCACAATGCCAAAATCGTAAGAAGGAAATTATGAACATTAGCTTAAAAGTGGAGCAGGGGGCTGATCTGAACTCACTTGCGGCGAATCAGCTGCATATTCATATCAACACTGTCGCATCTTTTCCATTCGTATTAGGGGCCGTTTACATTCTGTTGTTCGCAATAGGACAGTTCACTTTACCTATGGCAATCATTGTTTTGATTTTTGGAATCGCAGTGGCTATAGGACTTTTATCTGCGGCATCATAGGCTCCTTTCTCTTTGGATATATCAACAAAAGTTCTGTAAATATCAATGCGCTGCTTCAGTGTTGCGTTATAAACTATAGGTGGTGTGTTTTACATACCAAAAAATAATGCTTATTTGAGGACATTCAAGGAAGGGCGGTAATCAGTGGAATATCATGTAGCAATTCAAGGAAGCGATCAAGCACAGGGTACGGAGGCAGAACCATTCCGTTCGATTTCCCGCGCTGCTGCTGTAGCGGAACCGGGAGATGTCGTAACCGTGCATGCCGGTGTTTACAGAGAATGGGTCAATCCGGCCCATGGAGGAACAAAGGAACAGAGGATTGTATACCAGTCTGCCGGGGATGGAGAAGTGGTTATCACGGGTGCTGAGCCAGTGTCTGACTGGATAGAGGAAGGGGACGGTGTCTGGAGGACGGAGGTGCCGAACAGTCTGTTCGTCATCCGCAATCCCTACGGGACCAAATTGTACGGAGATTGGTTGTTTGAAGGTGCGTTCGAGACGCATCTTGGGGATGTGTATCTTGACGGAAAATCGCTATATGAATGTGACAGCGCTAACAAACTTCATAATCCCCAGGTTTGGCCGCAGGCCAAATATGCGGAGGATTCTCTGCTCCAATGGTACGCGGAAGTAAACTCAACTACCACTACGATATGGGCCAACTTTGGAGGCAAGGACCCACGCCAAGAGAATGTGGAAATCAATGTGCGCCCTTATTGCTTCTGGCCTGAGAAGTCCGGCCGCAGCTATATTACCGTCAGGGGCTTCACACTCCGGCAGGCATCTCCCCAGTGGGCCCCGCCAACCGCTTTGCAAGAAGGGCTTATCGGTCCCCATTGGAGTAAAGGCTGGATTATTGAGAATAACCTGATCAACGAATCCAAATGCACAGGGATCAGCCTCGGCAAAGAAATAACTACCGGCCAGAACGAATTCTCGAACTATCCCGGCAAAGGCGGAACGCAACGGGAACAGGAGGTTATTTTCCGTGCATTGCGCAGGGATTGGCATAAAGATCAGATCGGAAGCCATTTGGTCCGCAACAACGTTATACATGATTGTGAACAGGCCGGAATCGTTGGACATTTAGGCGCTGCTTTTAGCCGGATCTACCAAAACCGTATTTATAATATTCACCACAAACGCATCTTCCACGGTGCGGAAGTGGGGGGGATCAAACTTCATGCCGCACTGGATACCCAGATCTGCGGGAATGTCATCTTTAGCTCCTACCGGGCACTTTGGCTGGATTGGCAGGCGCAGGGCACCCGTATCAGCAGGAATATCTTTTACGATAATTTGTCCGAGGATCTCTTCGTGGAGGTCTGCCACGGTCCATATATGGTGGATCATAACCTTTTCCTGTCGCCGATGAACTTCCGCAACATGGCCCAGGGCGGTGCGTTCGTTCACAATCTGTTTGCCGGCAGATTTGTGGTGCGTCCTGAACTTACCCGCTATACTCCTTACCATATGCCTCATGAGACAGCGGTTGCCGGGTACAGCAACATCACTGGCGGCGACGACAAATATTACAATAACCTATTTATAGGTAATGACGATCAGGGCAAGGAGCCGCAGCCTATGACCTTTTTTGAGCACCTTCCGCTATCTCCAAGAGAAGGAAAAGATTACGGCGGTGCCGCGGTGATGGATGGTGTACCGGATAACTCCCTCTGTTATCTTCATCCTGCAGGATTGGGCGGCTACAATGATTATCCAAGTATTCATCAAAAGCGGTGGTGGGAATATTCCAAGGAAGAAACTGAGGCTTTAAAAGAATCCGGAAAGTTTGTGCAGCCGGAAAGTATAGCGCTGCCCGTTGCGATACAGGGCAATCTGTATTTTAAAGGCGCGGTGCCGAGCAGTCATGAACCAAATGCCAAGGTTGATGTCAAGGGCGGGATCGAGATTGTAACCGATCCGGCGAAATGCAAGGTACAAGTCCGGATTCATAATCCTGAGATAATGCGTGCCGCAGCTTCTGCGGTAATCACAACGGATCTTCTCGGCAGAAGTCATCATGCCGAGATGCACTATGAGGAACCGGATGGATCTCCTTACCGTTTCGACCACGACTTCTTTCATGAGCTTCGCCCAGAAAGAAATGTAACTCCTGGACCGTTTGAAATCTATGGCGATAGTCCGGTAAAGATTGATCTGTAACAAAAAGCACGGTCGAGAATAGTTTTTTTGCAGCAGGAGTCCCAAGAAATCCGGATGAAATACGGTCTGTATTCTATAAATCGGAAACGCTAGATTTGATACCCGGTATATCGAAACTTTTCAACCCACGCCAAGCGTGGGTTTGTTATTGGTGAAACTAAGCTTTTGCTTTAACTATACAAGCTGCTGGCAGCACAGCAATGAATATTTCCTTCACTCCCTGCAAATACCAACGGTAGGAGGGATATGCCTATGACTTCATCCGACATAGAGAACCGGAAATGTCCAACTGAAGATAACACAGCGCCAGACCAGTCATCCGGAGCCATACATGCTAAAGATCATCTATCTTCTTCGCTGGCAGACAATTTGCGGAAATTGCAGGATGAATTCACCCTCTGCTCCGATTTGGTGACACGCAAATGTTCCGCGGGAGGAACGGATCAGGCAGTACTGGTGTTTTTTGACGGGATGACAGATACGAACCAGCTGGAGCAGGTTGTACTCAGACCCCTTATAGAGCACTTTGGGCGCTGGCATACCGAAGGCGGGGAACGGGAAGGGAACGCACATAACCTCTCCGGAAATTCTGTGGAAACCCCGGAGGATGTACTGGTCGAGGCGCTGTTTGTAAAAAAGACCACTAGTCTAAAGCAGACGGTACAAGCCATTCTCAAGGGGCAAACGGCTGTTTTTTTGCGTGATACATCTTACGCTATGCTGATCAACTTGTCGAAAATGGAGGAACGCACGCCAGAAGAACCGACCTCGGAGAAGGCCGTCCGGGGACCGAAGGACTCCTTCGTGGAAACTCTGCAAACCAATATAACCCTGCTGCGTAGAAGAATCCGCACCCCTCTGTTAAAGACGGAAGCAACTACGCTGGGAACACTGACAGTTACGGAAATCGTCATGATGTATATCGAAGGCAAAGCAAAAGCTTCGCTGGTCAAAGAGGTCAAGCAGCGGTTAAAGCAGGTGAAGCTTGAAGGCATTATCCATTCCGGTGATGTAGAAGAATTCATTGAGGATAACCCGTATTCCCCGTTTCCGCAGGTTCAAAATACCGAGCGTCCCGATGTGGCGGCATCGAGCCTGCTGGAGGGGAAAGTTGTGATTATCGTCGACAATACTCCTTTTGTACTGATTTTACCCATGACCTACTGGTCTGGCCTGCAAGCGGCGGACGACTATTCCGAGCGCTGGATGTATGCTACATTTATCCGCTGGGTCCGGTATTCTTTTGTGCATATCTCATTGCTGCTTCCGTCACTTTATGTGGCGCTGACAACCTTTCACCCGCAGGTGGTGCCCACTCCGCTTCTGATCAGCATCGCTTCTGCCAGAGAAGGTGTACCGTTCCCAGCCGTTTTCGAAGCGCTGTTTCTGGAGTTTATTTTTGAAGCGCTCAGGGAAGCGGGAATCAGGCTCCCGCAGCAGGTAGGTCCTGCAGTCAGTATTGCCGGGGCACTTGTTATCGGCCAGGCCATCGTCGAAGCAGGTATCGTTTCGACGCCGCTGGTCATCATCGTTTCATTAACCGGCATCGCTTCTTTTGCATTCCCGCATTATAACATCGGCACCAGCTACCGGATGCTGCGTTTTCCGCTGCTGATTGTGGCAGGGGTTCTGGGCTTTTACGGGATCGTAATGTTTCTGGTCGCGCTCAGCGCGCATATGGTGATGTTGAAGCCGTTTGGTGTACCTTATATGTCACCATTTGCACCGTTAAAAGCGAAGGGGTTACAGGATGTGCTGATACGTGCACACAAAACGAAACTGTACAAGCAAAGCAAAGCCGCTTCGGGAAAACCGGAAATCCCTAAACCCAGGAGGAAGTCCGAAGGAGAAGGATCATGACGCAAATGCGCAGAATCATCAGGTTCATCGCCTTAATGGTTACGATCACTCTGCTTGCCACTGGCTGCTGG
Coding sequences:
- a CDS encoding spore germination protein, giving the protein MTSSDIENRKCPTEDNTAPDQSSGAIHAKDHLSSSLADNLRKLQDEFTLCSDLVTRKCSAGGTDQAVLVFFDGMTDTNQLEQVVLRPLIEHFGRWHTEGGEREGNAHNLSGNSVETPEDVLVEALFVKKTTSLKQTVQAILKGQTAVFLRDTSYAMLINLSKMEERTPEEPTSEKAVRGPKDSFVETLQTNITLLRRRIRTPLLKTEATTLGTLTVTEIVMMYIEGKAKASLVKEVKQRLKQVKLEGIIHSGDVEEFIEDNPYSPFPQVQNTERPDVAASSLLEGKVVIIVDNTPFVLILPMTYWSGLQAADDYSERWMYATFIRWVRYSFVHISLLLPSLYVALTTFHPQVVPTPLLISIASAREGVPFPAVFEALFLEFIFEALREAGIRLPQQVGPAVSIAGALVIGQAIVEAGIVSTPLVIIVSLTGIASFAFPHYNIGTSYRMLRFPLLIVAGVLGFYGIVMFLVALSAHMVMLKPFGVPYMSPFAPLKAKGLQDVLIRAHKTKLYKQSKAASGKPEIPKPRRKSEGEGS